The Episyrphus balteatus chromosome 3, idEpiBalt1.1, whole genome shotgun sequence genome segment CAATCGATATTTACTTGATCTGGTTCAATGTCGATTGGAATGTGTTTTACTCGAATCTTTTCTAAAATGCATTCTTCTTCTTGTGTTAACTTGAAATCTGAAAGCAGTCAAAACGGATTCATGTtggtaaaaaaatgtaatatgaaTTAGGGCGAATCAAGTTTCAaggaaaaactatttcaaaataataaaaaaaaatatcccctaatttttgaagatttttatttcgacgcttgttttcaaaaaagggactaacaatttttctaggaccagggatTTAGTCTGGAGATGCATGTTTTTTagggatttattttatttttcttggtaTTTCATATGCTTGTTTTAATTACACATGCttcttttaataaaaccaaaaaaaaacatgcatgccCTAATTAATCCCTGGTaatagaaaaatgatttatacctttttgaaaacggtgtATAATGTAGACAAGCACCttatcaaacatttttactttaaggctataacctatttcaaatgaggaAAAACCTTAACCCTATTGGGGCGTTACACAGTACATTGAAGCTATTAAACAGAACGGCAACACCGGTAATTTTTAACCGACAtaggtttaattatttttcattaccgACGCTTAAGAAtagaaatcatcaaaattggATCTGTAATTTGCTTAAGTTACTCCAATAAAACATAATGaaacgataacaatgcaaaaaaaaatccaaatttcttgaaatttttctaaaaaaaaaatcgttaaattgttaaataaattgctcTCAAATTGTTAATATTGTCTTTATGCTGGtagtaaataacgtttgagcagaatgaATAGCAATATCaacaagaaaaattactttaaaccgggcaaaatctttaaattattgaaaaaaactacagaaaaaaattgtttttaaagtcgtaccgataaatcgaaaaactaatgatgccaatcgattgctcaggtccgaaatagggggaaaTAGTCAACAGCGCACATGTGTaagatttcgacttgcacagtgttattgctcacatttttttcaaaaaaaaaaaatcttttatatgttttataaagacaagtaaaacttaaataaaatatttgctgtacaaaaaaaaattttttttttttaaattaggttacctacaaaacctaaaaaaatgaaCTGTTACCAGCCCTTTTGCGCTTTAGTTAGCGAATTGAAATTCCAAAACGTTAATGTTATGAAAGTGGAACAAATTTAGCGAATGGCCTcaccgaaaatcgaaaaaaatgaaaatttatatatttttaagcaagtttcttaacaaaaaaccagAGTTCGTAAAATATCGTTcgcgaatttaaaaaaaatatagatactTCTCAAATTTTTCCGATCTTCTCACGATCCGAAAAGATAAAATTCTCATACAGATACTTTTCTCGGTATCCGAAAATTTCAGTTCTCTCTCGGaacgaattaaatttttttttctctctttttatCATTCGTGAGGGATcggaaaaatatacaaattccTTTCGGATTTCGTTCTCTCAcgaaaagaaattgaaaaaatacaaaaagatctgaaaatatcggaaaaaaattattcttttgatGTATTTCAAACTTATTGGTTGGATGGTTGGTTAGTTGatttatttgaattgttttttgaagtgaaaacttcacaagatgaaacgaaaaagcgacacgaaaaatcaattgatcataacttttttgttttaatagatagattaatgaaatttatgCAGTAGATAGgtagttaaataaattatgattgtgcaattaattaatttcatattcaaaattctgagataacggtgaaaagatgttctttttctaaacacgttatatcttttgatctagagcacataacaaatttatttaatactttAATACACACATAAcagtacgtgctctacaagttatataatttttaattgaaaaacttgaaaaatacctcaaaacacctgtgaggATTCGTttccgatgaccagccagcagtagagaaagtaccgtaatctcagtttgaaatttcgacatggttggctttaaaaaattcttacttttttttgtaggcatgttagaaatatgattgaagcgtcatataaaaggtgaaataataattatatataatttattataggttgtcttttagagaatggatttaatggcgttagaagagaaaagagattgattgttttgctttttttttaaaactaattgggttaaaaaaattctagctctttttgtagatgttgtatagacatggtcgatataaatattttgagttgaaacaataacctttcagatggtataaaatttattgtaggttgtcatataaaaaaagtgatggaataaaaaaaaagttatattttttcaattttttttaaaatgatttttaaggtttcacttcaaccacgtgtgaattgcacacatgattttttttttttatttttgatggaaTGATAACTctaactaaaatttaaatttttcaaaacaaaaaaaatgcattatcaTGAATTATTCTGTCAAAatcagaattaaataaaatcaaattaaaattagaaaaaaaaaattttgaagacaaaaaaaatggaaataagaAATTCACAAggcacacaatttttttggaccaagaAATTCGATCTGGACAAACATgagtgaaaaatatttgaaaactctccaattattCTAGTATAGGTAAGAATATCGATTGGCAAAATACTACTTAAAGGGTTCAATTTAGAAAGATGGTGCGCTAAAAAACGGGGTCGgataaaaatctgcaaaaagtaggggattttttttttattattttgaaattgtttttcccacttaggaacttgattctcgaaaaactCATAAATAACTTAAATAGTATAGCTACATACCATCAAAAGGAATAGTGTACTTAATAGGATTGTCATGCCCTTCCGGTATTTGTAACTCAACgaaattcaatttatattgaTCTGGACAGAAATCTTTAGCTTCGTCACTTTCTCGCTGAATAGTTCGCTTAATTGAACTAAATTGACTTGGATCTGTTATCCGGCAAATGTGTGAAAGATCGTCCTCGTGGTACTTTGGTTTGCCCCGATAACGTCCAGAAAATCCATAAGGAAAGTCAGATTGAATCTCGCTGACTTTCCCATCCACCGACAGAATACAAGACTCTGTAATGCGTGCAAATTGATTGAGACTTGTTTCTTCAGTTTCAACATTTCGTGGATTTTTCTTATCCATTTCTcctttttcgattttgtttacttttgttTCGTCTGGATAACAGGGCAAAGTACATGTGTACTCGCATTGTTCTGTATTGAAATTAATGGGAATATTTTTCATGTCCATTAAATCGAATCGACGTGGACATTCAAATCTATACAAATGCATTCTtacatattaaattaaatatttgtaaaatgAAAAGACTAACCGTTTAATATCGACATCAGAAACAAGAATGAAAGATGATTCTTTAACAAAGATATCACAATTTGTTACATTCTGTGATTTTTTAGTGATTGGTATTTTAAATTCACATacattttcattgaatttataATCAATATTTGCTATATTCATTGTGTGATTAAtagaatttaattgattttgatttatttttaaatgaatttcaactttttttttgaaaattagtaaacaaaagttttgatTCACGTGGAGaagaagaacaacaaaaaaaactctgtTGCTGGTTGACAGCTAAAATGACAACTACAGATGTCAAAGCGAATCGGTTCGGTTCTCTTAAAACTGATTAAATGAAGGTGTTAGACAATACATTTGAGTAAAATTTGGcggttgaatttgaaaattgaagtaTTGTTGAGTATTAAAGCCTAGTAGGTACGCAGCTGAAGTGAAACACAAATTTCcatacaataggtgtgttttttattaccatcggtcttaactggacaaaaaaaacgcagtcggggctaagcaatttacatgttaaatgcaacaacactttagccccttgggcttagttgtttagctcggagaattctctgggcttaactttttcaacagatttaaatctgtgctaccaaattaacttgttcgtaaattgtttagaatttgtttaaaaacatcaaaactgatgtttggaatgacaattttattttaaatatttatttaacagttagttaaactttttttttcaaaaacaacaagaaaccccaaaagcgaaaaatatgacaactttatattttcttgtgtcagctgatttcggaacatttagtatgcagtgctgccaatttttctcgctaagccccgaggcgtttttttaaCCAGtaaagaccggtggtaataaaaaaacacacctaatatgtcgttaacaaaatcttgaacgatatcaaatttgttttggttttgcttttaaacttattttctgatgtttttcatttaatttttttatttgtattagagcctactattgcacgtgtattaaggtacacgtgctacacgtgtatttaaataattcgtgccgaagcacgtgtatttgtaaatacacgtgtatttatatttacacgtgtatttatatttacacgtgtatttatatttacacgtgtatttatatttacacgtgtaaatagcgttcgaacaggtagatttggtggcgatttcctaaaatatgtattatattgaatgaaaaggatattgttcaggtttttgcggttattggctagatttacacattgaaattacacggaaaatttaattggaaattcttattcaaccctagccatataaatcttggaaaaaaattttgacccgattcccattatcgtatcgaactgaactTTGTACACATATGAAGTTTGGATTGCAACGCAATATTTTGGGGTCCGAACTCAGGGGAGGGGCATTAAGTGGTttgaaacaccccaaatctatTTTATCCCATTCTAAATATCGTAAAAGCTTTTGTAGGTAAATTGCAAGAGAGCGGCTTTGGGAGCTCATACCACCCAAGCAAATTATCATcttctttcaaatattatacgactaaaaagtaaaaaaataaagcagattagattagattaccaagcaacaaaacatataaaataattaaattgactcCATGGAGTCCCTTTAAATGCCGTCCAAGGGCTCCGGTTGTTCCACCGGGACAAGAAAAACGGTTGTTTTGTTGTGAACTACATAAGTCACAGTAGGCATTTGTCCCTTCTCGGTGGGCATATTGCCATACCCAACTCCTTGGcttcatattttagttttattttaaaatttattttgattgaatttgtcgctttatttataaaacaccttttacactttcactatgaacttagtaaaccatatgatcttcaaataaacggtgattaacaaaaaaaaaaaaaaacatgtaacagTTGGTACACTTTCTTCTGAGAAAGACACAGTAGGCAATATGCAAATATatcttggaaaaatttattagcttttttgaagttttacttcTTTTCCGGCGGTGGActgtgaaaatttactttttgacaagaactgtcaaaaGGATTAGCAAGTAGCGCCACCTAGCTCTATTACAAGTACCAATCTTAAATAACTTAGCAGCTACATGGGCATA includes the following:
- the LOC129915810 gene encoding protein SHQ1 homolog — translated: MNIANIDYKFNENVCEFKIPITKKSQNVTNCDIFVKESSFILVSDVDIKRFECPRRFDLMDMKNIPINFNTEQCEYTCTLPCYPDETKVNKIEKGEMDKKNPRNVETEETSLNQFARITESCILSVDGKVSEIQSDFPYGFSGRYRGKPKYHEDDLSHICRITDPSQFSSIKRTIQRESDEAKDFCPDQYKLNFVELQIPEGHDNPIKYTIPFDDFKLTQEEECILEKIRVKHIPIDIEPDQVNIDCGLVSILLGICYDTRVTSNEPTCVSPWTRSILSSALSYFERFENLTPVVESFLRRSLIYPIYRNYDLSRLCVQDTVEALQRGKPWILKQLLVTYNWFCDITADFDRKPLNKYFIKHYIWYIDTITDKEHLQMLSRNLKNVLLDTTKKHLRLGLGEIETELLKELIEDIHLTTSSESEGDVNSSSEESGSDSESESESETDDSNDEGDSGSVIEKKI